CGGCGGCGGTGACGCTGTCGCGGGCGATGGACGTCACCTGCCCGGCGGGCACACGGCCGCGCTTGTCGTCCTCCCACGGCCGCAGCCGGGCGACGACGGTCACCTCGCCCTGCGGCGGGGCCGGGACGGTGTCGGGCCGCTCGGCGGAGTCGTCCCCGGCGGGCAGCCAGCCGCGGTCCACGAGCAGGGCGGTGCCGTCGGACTGCACGAGGGGGACGAGGACCTCGTAGCCGAACTGGTCGTCACGAGGGCGGTTGCGCACCAGGACGGTGGCGTCGGGGTCGTAGGTGCCGGTGACCTGCACCGGCGTCCACACGGCTGAGTCGGCCACCTGCGCACCCTCGGGCAGGGCCGAGCCGACGGGTGCGGCCGGGCGGTCGTAGTTCTGGACCAGGGGCGCGTTCGCGGCCAGCCGCTCCTCGCGGCGGTGCCACTGCCATCGGCCCAGCGCGCAGCAGACGAGGGCGACGAGGACGGCCAGGGCCAGCCCGCGCAGCCACCGCGGTTCGCGCAGCAGGCGCAGGACCCCTGGACCGGACGGCCGAAGGTCCCGCACGCCTGCTCCCGTCACGCTCTCAACTGTGCCACTTCGACGACCTCGCGCAGGAAGCCCCTCGTCCCGAGGAACTGGCTGAGGTGCTCGCGGTGGTCCCCGCACGCCAGCCACGTCTTGCGACGTTCCGGCGTGTGGAGGCTGGGGTTGTTCCACAGCAGGCCGAAGTCGGCCTGGTGGGTGCAGCCGCGAGCGCTGCAGACGAGGTCGGACGGTGGTTCGTGCAGGGAGGTCACCGCCGCCCAGGACGAGTGGTGGGTCGTTCCCCGGAGCTCCACGCGAGGTTCCACGTCGCCAGTCTCGCACCGCGGGGGCGGCTGTCCAACCCGTGAACGGCGGTCGGCCGGGACGTGTCGCAGAGGTGTCCCGCGGTCGTGTCCTCGCGGCGGGGCCTCACACCCCGGGGCGCTGCTCGGGCCCGGAGGGCCCGGGGTCGTTCGGCGACCACACGTGCGTGATCTTCGCCTCCAGCGCGGGCAGGTCCTGCGGTGCCCGCGGCGCCTGCGGGGAGACGTCGAAGGAGTCCGGCGCGGGGCCGCGCGACTCCCGGCCCGCGTTGGCCAGGACCACGGCGACGTAGGGCAGGAAGATCGCGCCGGCGATGAAGAGCCAGCGGGTCCAGTGGTCGATGAAGGCGAAGCACAGGAAGCAGGCCGTGCGGATGAGCATCGAGACGACGTACTTGCGGTAGCGCACACCGAGGTCGTCGGTGTGCGACGTCGGCGCCGCGGTGATCCGGAAGGTCTCCTCGTGCTGGTGACCGTGCTGGGGCGCGGGGCCGGGACGGGAGGGGTTGTGCGACTGGTGACTGCGCTGGTCGTGCACCGCTCAACGGTAAGCCCGCCCCCGTGGGGCGCCCACCGGAGCGGACGTGGGATGCGTTACGTTCCCCGCCGTGACCTCCACGAGCGACCGCACCGACACGACCGGGGCCACCGCCGCCCGGGCACCCCGCAGCGTCCTGGTGACCGGCGGCAACCGCGGCATCGGCCTGTCCGTCGCGCGGGCCTTCGCGGCCGCCGGGGACCGGGTGGCCGTCACGTACCGCTCGGGGGAGCCGCCCGCCGGCTTCTTCGGCGTCCGCGCCGACGTGACCGACCCGGCGTCGCTGGACGCGGCGTTCGCGGCCGTGGAGGCCGAGCAGGGTGCGGTGGAGGTGCTCGTGGCGAACGCCGGCACCAACCGCGACCAGCTGCTCATGCGGATGAGCGACGAGGAGTTCGACACCGTCCTGGACGCCAACCTCGCCGGTGCCTGGCGGGTCGCCCGCCGGGCCGTGCGCGGCATGGTCCGCGCCAAGCGCGGCCGGATCATCTTCATGTCCAGCGTCGTCGGGATGTACGGCTCGCCGGGGCAGACGAACTACGCGGCCAGCAAGTCCGGCATGGTCGGGCTGGCCCGCTCCATCGCCCGCGAGCTCGGCAGCCGCGGCATCACCGCCAACGTCATCGCGCCGGGGTTCATC
This genomic interval from Kineococcus endophyticus contains the following:
- a CDS encoding SURF1 family cytochrome oxidase biogenesis protein, with product MTGAGVRDLRPSGPGVLRLLREPRWLRGLALAVLVALVCCALGRWQWHRREERLAANAPLVQNYDRPAAPVGSALPEGAQVADSAVWTPVQVTGTYDPDATVLVRNRPRDDQFGYEVLVPLVQSDGTALLVDRGWLPAGDDSAERPDTVPAPPQGEVTVVARLRPWEDDKRGRVPAGQVTSIARDSVTAAVDQAVDDPPRLLGGYALLASETPASGVEPTDVPLPAERPAVDEGPHLAYTVQWFGFALTALVVWVVAGRRELQSRADADADAEAGSSADGVQQGAPRGPGPDPVAAQPVPAALPRRRRRREGLDEAAEDAELDARVDHR
- a CDS encoding DUF3099 domain-containing protein; translation: MHDQRSHQSHNPSRPGPAPQHGHQHEETFRITAAPTSHTDDLGVRYRKYVVSMLIRTACFLCFAFIDHWTRWLFIAGAIFLPYVAVVLANAGRESRGPAPDSFDVSPQAPRAPQDLPALEAKITHVWSPNDPGPSGPEQRPGV
- a CDS encoding SDR family oxidoreductase, whose protein sequence is MTSTSDRTDTTGATAARAPRSVLVTGGNRGIGLSVARAFAAAGDRVAVTYRSGEPPAGFFGVRADVTDPASLDAAFAAVEAEQGAVEVLVANAGTNRDQLLMRMSDEEFDTVLDANLAGAWRVARRAVRGMVRAKRGRIIFMSSVVGMYGSPGQTNYAASKSGMVGLARSIARELGSRGITANVIAPGFIDTDMTRELPEATQAQYKGQIPAGRFGDAADVAQAALFLADAGYVNGAVLPVDGGLGMGH